In Bactrocera oleae isolate idBacOlea1 chromosome 3, idBacOlea1, whole genome shotgun sequence, a genomic segment contains:
- the LOC138855918 gene encoding uncharacterized protein, with amino-acid sequence MAPQNSIKPISSRQSSPVLTVRSLSVTRSITPFSDNGTLARRLHRFKATLSPIREERGSTHRTARRTITHSSKRAHKHVACGLCKKDHRLVTCSKFTKMNIHEKFDAVTQYKYCVNCLARSHSTQRCTSAKQCNMCNGEHHSTLHGHPRLFCKEKTKTTKSDERLHKDPEIPTLLAKPTLIPTAMIKIKHDGKWNKVRAIINPTRKVTIIASELVQRLRLPKTYLDSHRICKIVIGSLTDLDWHVEVNCLMTQELPTRPYNRDIGGEIFKRFDHLVLEDPMFHKDDKIMMELGADIYPRIMKPGLFNPDNSTVIAQNTALFWTLTGACAI; translated from the coding sequence ATGGCTCCTCAAAATAGCATCAAACCAATCAGCAGCCGACAGAGCAGCCCAGTCTTGACCGTACGATCACTCAGCGTCACTCGAAGCATCACCCCATTCTCCGACAATGGGACCCTGGCTAGACGCTTACATCGTTTTAAAGCGACCCTCTCCCCCATTCGAGAAGAAAGAGGAAGTACCCACCGCACGGCTCGGCGTACTATCACCCATTCATCAAAACGCGCACATAAACACGTCGCCTGTGGATTGTGCAAAAAAGATCACCGGCTGGTGACATGttcaaaatttactaaaatgaaCATTCATGAAAAGTTTGACGCAGTAACTCAGTATAAGTACTGCGTCAATTGCTTAGCCAGATCGCACTCAACACAACGATGCACAAGCGCAAAACAATGCAACATGTGTAACGGGGAGCACCATTCAACCCTACATGGACACCCCAGGTTGTTTTGCAAAGagaaaaccaaaacaacaaagagCGACGAACGACTACACAAAGATCCAGAGATTCCAACACTTCTGGCCAAGCCGACCCTTATACCCACTgccatgataaaaataaaacacgatGGCAAATGGAATAAGGTACGTGCCATAATTAACCCGACCCGAAAGGTGACAATTATTGCCTCAGAGCTAGTTCAGAGATTGAGGTTACCGAAAACGTACCTTGACTCTCATCGCATATGTAAAATCGTCATAGGGTCACTAACTGATCTCGACTGGCATGTCGAAGTTAACTGCCTTATGACGCAGGAATTACCGACCCGACCCTACAATCGTGATATAGGTGGCGAAATCTTTAAGAGATTCGACCACTTAGTCCTAGAAGACCCTATGTTCCACAAggatgataaaatcatgatggaACTGGGAGCAGACATCTACCCAAGGATAATGAAACCCGGATTATTCAACCCAGACAACAGCACCGTGATCGCACAAAACACCGCACTCTTTTGGACTCTAACCGGTGCTTGTGCGATTTAA
- the LOC138856083 gene encoding uncharacterized protein gives MRVNGRLSNSVALSYNERHPIILPYSNRLTKLLTHFTHSITLHGGNQLVLRLMRTEFWIPKLKTLIKSIIHQCKTCVLHKKRETAQLMAALPAERTTLTRPIAATGIDFAGPYDIKNYTGRACLITKGYVCVFVCFATKAIHLEAASNLTTQAFMAAFARFFSRRGLTTSEAHQNINWHFNPPGAPHMGGLWEAGVKSLKTHLKKVSQIQKFTFEELSTLLTRIESCLNSRPLSPLSEDPRNIEPLTPGHFLIGTSLLTPAEPDLEDTQLSIAHRWQKLKILHQHFCKRWKEEYLKELHKRYKWKYPQRNIEVNDMVVIRQETLPPNEWKLGRIEKTYLGVDNKTRVVDIRTSQGTINRPITKIVTLPNN, from the exons ATGCGAGTTAATGGCCGATTGAGCAATTCAGTCGCATTATCATATAACGAGCGTCATCCGATTATACTACCCTATAGCAATCGATTAACAAAACTACTCACCCACTTTACTCACTCAATTACCCTACATGGTGGCAACCAACTAGTTTTACGACTCATGCGTACGGAATTTTGGATACCGAAGCTTAAAACGCTCATCAAGTCCATTATCCATCAGTGCAAAACCTGCGTCTTACACAAGAAGAGAGAAACTGCTCAATTAATGGCAGCTCTTCCAGCGGAACGTACCACCCTAACCCGCCCAATCGCAGCAACAGGAATCGACTTCGCCGGTCCctatgacataaaaaattacaccgGCAGAGCGTGCTTGATCACAAAAGGTTATGTAtgcgtatttgtttgttttgcaaccAAAGCAATACACCTGGAGGCAGCAAGCAATCTCACCACCCAAGCATTCATGGCCGCATTCGCACGATTCTTTTCTAGGCGCGGAT TAACAACAAGTGAAGCACACCAAAACATCAACTGGCACTTTAATCCTCCAGGAGCTCCACACATGGGTGGACTCTGGGAAGCAGGAGTGAAAAGTTTAAAGACCCACTTAAAAAAGGTGTCTCAGATCCAAAAATTCACTTTCGAAGAATTATCTACCCTTCTAACCCGAATCGAAAGCTGCTTGAATTCTCGACCTTTAAGCCCACTAAGTGAAGACCCTAGAAATATAGAACCCTTAACTCCAGGCCATTTCTTAATAGGTACCTCTTTATTAACCCCAGCAGAACCCGACTTAGAAGATACGCAGCTAAGCATCGCACATAGAtggcaaaagttaaaaatactCCATCAACACTTCTGCaaacgatggaaagaagaatatctaAAAGAACTCCACAAACGGTATAAGTGGAAATACCCTCAACGCAATATAGAGGTTAATGATATGGTAGTTATACGCCAAGAAACTCTACCCCCAAATGAATGGAAACTTGGTCGCATCGAAAAAACCTATCTCGGTGTAGACAATAAGACCAGAGTAGTTGACATACGTACTTCTCAAGGAACCATTAACCGCCCAATAACCAAAATAGTCACCTTGCCAAATAACTAA